One Lysinibacillus sp. OF-1 DNA segment encodes these proteins:
- the accC gene encoding acetyl-CoA carboxylase biotin carboxylase subunit, with translation MKKVLIANRGEIAVRIIRACKELGIQSVAVYSEADADALHVKLADEAYCIGPKLSKDSYLSFPALLSVAEKTGADGIHPGYGFVSENADFAEACENAGIKFIGPSSDSIKIMGIKDVARTTMEAAGVPLVPGTGIVPDIETGKEWAAQIGYPVIIKATAGGGGKGIRVARTEEDLVKGIDITQKEAAAAFGNPGVYLEKFIEYFRHCEIQVLADGYGNVVHLGERDCTVQRRMQKLVEEAPSPALSSERRAEMGAAAVKAAQACNYEGAGTIEFIYDYQEDKFYFMEMNTRIQVEHPVTEMISGVDLVQQQLKIASGEKLPFTQDDIQLNGWAIECRINAENAYKNFMPSAGTVDTYVTPGGYGVRIDSAVYAGYTIPPYYDSMVAKLIVHADTREEAIAKMNRALSEFEVSGPGINTTIPFHQALMNNDVFKSAQFNTKFLEENDVLGVAEKAK, from the coding sequence ATGAAAAAAGTTTTAATTGCAAACCGCGGCGAAATCGCTGTGCGTATTATTCGTGCTTGTAAAGAGTTAGGCATTCAATCAGTTGCTGTCTACTCTGAAGCAGATGCGGACGCATTACATGTGAAATTAGCAGATGAAGCTTATTGCATCGGACCAAAGCTATCAAAAGATTCTTATCTTAGCTTCCCAGCGCTGCTTAGTGTTGCCGAAAAAACAGGTGCAGACGGTATCCACCCAGGATATGGCTTCGTATCGGAAAACGCTGATTTTGCTGAAGCTTGTGAAAACGCTGGCATTAAATTTATCGGTCCATCCTCTGATTCAATTAAAATTATGGGTATCAAGGACGTTGCACGTACAACAATGGAAGCTGCAGGCGTTCCACTTGTTCCTGGCACTGGTATTGTGCCAGATATCGAAACAGGTAAAGAATGGGCTGCTCAAATTGGTTATCCTGTCATCATCAAAGCAACTGCTGGTGGTGGTGGTAAAGGAATCCGTGTAGCTCGTACAGAAGAAGACCTTGTGAAAGGTATTGATATTACGCAAAAAGAGGCAGCTGCTGCATTCGGCAACCCTGGCGTATATTTAGAGAAATTCATCGAGTATTTCCGTCACTGTGAAATCCAAGTTTTAGCGGATGGCTATGGCAATGTAGTGCATTTAGGCGAACGTGACTGTACCGTTCAACGTCGTATGCAGAAACTAGTCGAGGAAGCTCCATCTCCAGCACTATCTTCTGAGCGTCGTGCTGAAATGGGTGCTGCGGCAGTAAAAGCGGCACAAGCATGTAACTACGAAGGTGCCGGTACAATCGAATTCATTTATGATTATCAAGAAGACAAGTTCTACTTCATGGAAATGAATACTCGTATTCAAGTGGAGCACCCAGTTACAGAAATGATTTCTGGTGTAGATCTTGTACAACAACAATTAAAAATCGCATCTGGTGAGAAGCTTCCATTCACACAAGATGATATTCAATTAAATGGTTGGGCTATTGAATGCCGTATTAACGCAGAAAATGCCTATAAAAACTTCATGCCATCAGCAGGAACGGTAGATACGTATGTAACGCCAGGCGGCTATGGTGTACGTATTGATTCTGCTGTCTATGCAGGCTATACAATCCCACCATATTATGATTCAATGGTAGCAAAACTCATTGTTCATGCGGATACACGTGAAGAAGCGATTGCGAAAATGAACCGCGCGCTAAGTGAATTCGAAGTATCTGGTCCTGGGATCAATACAACCATCCCATTCCACCAAGCACTAATGAACAATGACGTTTTCAAATCAGCACAATTCAATACGAAGTTCCTTGAAGAGAATGATGTATTGGGTGTAGCAGAAAAAGCAAAGTAA
- the accB gene encoding acetyl-CoA carboxylase biotin carboxyl carrier protein, which yields MFKIQEIREIIKLVDSSSIDEFVYEVDGAKVKLKKNNVIVTETVAPKKEVVAPVVQQSAPAEAPAVTPAPAKVEEAPAAATSATNDPSLHKIVSPMVGTFYQAPNPDSPVYVKPGDKVGNETIVCIVEAMKLFNEIEAEVQGEIVEVLVKDGDLVEYGQPLFLVKAE from the coding sequence ATGTTCAAAATTCAAGAAATTCGTGAAATTATTAAATTAGTAGATTCTTCTTCAATTGACGAGTTTGTGTACGAAGTAGATGGCGCAAAAGTAAAACTAAAAAAGAATAATGTTATTGTTACAGAAACTGTAGCACCTAAAAAAGAAGTAGTAGCCCCTGTTGTACAACAATCTGCACCAGCAGAAGCTCCAGCAGTAACACCTGCACCAGCTAAAGTGGAAGAAGCTCCAGCTGCAGCTACATCAGCAACTAACGACCCTTCGTTACATAAAATTGTATCTCCGATGGTCGGTACTTTCTATCAAGCACCAAACCCAGATTCACCAGTTTACGTAAAACCAGGTGATAAAGTAGGAAATGAAACAATCGTATGTATCGTAGAAGCAATGAAATTATTCAACGAAATCGAAGCAGAAGTGCAAGGGGAAATCGTTGAAGTTCTTGTGAAAGATGGCGACTTAGTAGAATATGGCCAACCACTATTCCTTGTAAAAGCTGAGTAA
- a CDS encoding SpoIIIAH-like family protein translates to MRVRRRTVWFMTLLSLVAVISVYYLVDPAKQFNGLTIFTDDTLQQTAVTGVTDKEATNDITQEVSSPSHLFEEMRMQVSDERSQLREQLTQKIAAEESSAEEKNEAFNEMDGLIKRESAEAMLEMLVKSLGYSDAFVRAEGEKVSVTVMAEELSKAQANEIIYLVKTEMEGANDVQVKFSANNY, encoded by the coding sequence ATGCGCGTACGTAGAAGAACAGTTTGGTTTATGACATTATTAAGTTTAGTAGCAGTCATTTCAGTGTATTATTTGGTTGATCCAGCAAAACAGTTCAATGGTCTAACTATTTTTACAGATGATACACTACAACAGACAGCTGTCACAGGCGTTACTGATAAAGAAGCGACAAATGATATCACACAAGAAGTATCTTCACCGAGTCACTTATTTGAAGAAATGCGTATGCAGGTAAGTGATGAGAGAAGTCAGCTACGTGAACAGTTAACGCAAAAAATTGCTGCAGAGGAATCCTCTGCTGAAGAAAAAAATGAGGCATTTAATGAAATGGATGGTCTGATTAAACGTGAATCAGCCGAAGCAATGCTTGAAATGCTTGTTAAATCATTAGGTTATTCAGATGCGTTTGTTCGCGCTGAAGGGGAAAAAGTTTCTGTTACAGTGATGGCTGAAGAATTGTCAAAAGCACAAGCAAACGAAATTATTTACTTGGTGAAAACAGAGATGGAAGGCGCAAATGATGTGCAAGTAAAGTTTAGTGCAAATAATTATTAA
- a CDS encoding stage III sporulation protein AE → MQEQILSFLIDPFFLLLKMTLMLCSYVIIVLIVNMVLPEFEKGTRILFFLIVLATIGPVVVKSFTLIDEIAQGLAHLFTAFYPILTSSFLLSSSITAIASWQPFLLFFVQVLTIISSKWLIPGVLLAIVFDVCSVIVKEISFTRIAELIRFTIMSIVSASVICYILLMTAGGVAAFSVNAAVAEPVKKLIEENIPVVGSFIVDSFSMFQHMTQFTSSLTSISAFIAVITVSFIPTVQLVVSAYSLKLLAAILEPIAFDDICRLLEQISKSLFTLCAVSFLIAFSFMFSCFFLIVFVQVMAGGR, encoded by the coding sequence TTGCAGGAGCAAATACTATCGTTTTTAATCGACCCATTCTTTCTCTTGCTAAAGATGACGCTCATGCTTTGCAGCTACGTCATCATTGTTTTGATTGTGAACATGGTATTACCAGAATTTGAAAAAGGGACAAGGATACTCTTTTTTCTGATTGTTTTAGCAACGATTGGTCCAGTTGTAGTTAAGTCTTTTACATTAATTGATGAGATTGCACAAGGACTAGCCCATCTATTTACAGCATTTTATCCCATTTTAACTTCAAGCTTTCTTCTATCAAGTAGTATTACAGCGATTGCTTCCTGGCAGCCTTTTTTACTGTTTTTTGTACAAGTCCTGACCATTATTAGTAGTAAGTGGCTTATTCCAGGTGTGCTTTTAGCCATTGTCTTTGATGTGTGCAGTGTCATAGTCAAGGAAATTTCTTTTACACGAATCGCTGAGTTGATTCGTTTTACGATTATGAGTATCGTTTCTGCCTCCGTTATTTGCTATATTCTGTTGATGACTGCAGGCGGTGTGGCAGCATTTAGTGTCAATGCTGCTGTAGCGGAACCCGTCAAAAAATTAATTGAGGAAAATATTCCAGTTGTTGGGTCTTTTATTGTAGACAGCTTTTCAATGTTTCAGCATATGACACAATTTACATCTTCACTTACTAGTATTAGTGCCTTTATCGCCGTCATTACAGTGTCCTTTATCCCAACTGTACAGCTCGTTGTCAGTGCTTATTCATTAAAATTGTTGGCGGCTATTTTAGAACCAATCGCCTTTGATGATATTTGTAGACTACTAGAACAAATTAGTAAATCGCTATTTACATTATGTGCTGTATCATTTCTCATTGCTTTTTCATTTATGTTTTCTTGTTTTTTCCTCATTGTATTCGTACAAGTGATGGCAGGGGGGAGATAG
- a CDS encoding NAD(P)H-dependent flavin oxidoreductase: MLQTFDMTYPIIQAPMAGVTSPKFVAACAEAGLLGSIGAGYLDGAQTKQFIQEVKKLTAKPFAVNLFVQEEPKIDIEVLQQARMALQPFYDELGLSPVQSVVSKEVFAGQIQAVIEEQVAICSFTFGLPSPEVLQQLKDNGIYTVGTATTVEEAILVEQAGMDAVVLQGGEAGGHRGSFSAPLQLIPLYDLLQQVAGQIAIPIIAAGGLVTKEDIQRALKGGAQAVQIGTALLVADECEISPLYKNAVLASKEQQTTITLAFTGKPARGLMNDFTKRMKDAIVAPYPLQNYLTTTIRKESAEQGNAEYLSMWMGEKSYLVQQTGTVRSIVEKLL; the protein is encoded by the coding sequence ATGCTACAAACATTTGATATGACATATCCCATTATTCAAGCACCAATGGCAGGCGTGACATCCCCAAAATTTGTGGCGGCTTGCGCTGAGGCTGGGCTATTAGGCTCAATAGGAGCGGGCTACTTAGATGGTGCACAAACAAAGCAATTTATTCAGGAAGTAAAGAAGTTAACAGCAAAGCCCTTTGCGGTCAATCTGTTTGTTCAAGAAGAACCAAAAATTGATATCGAGGTTTTACAACAAGCCCGTATGGCACTACAACCTTTTTACGATGAACTAGGATTATCACCTGTACAAAGTGTTGTTTCGAAGGAAGTGTTTGCAGGTCAAATTCAGGCGGTGATCGAGGAACAGGTAGCAATTTGTTCATTTACATTTGGGTTGCCCTCTCCAGAGGTTCTGCAGCAATTAAAAGACAATGGTATTTATACGGTTGGTACCGCTACGACAGTAGAGGAAGCTATACTAGTAGAACAAGCAGGAATGGATGCAGTTGTACTACAAGGAGGAGAGGCTGGCGGTCATCGAGGCTCCTTTTCGGCCCCACTGCAATTAATACCGTTATATGATTTACTACAACAAGTAGCTGGACAAATTGCGATTCCTATTATCGCAGCAGGTGGACTTGTGACGAAAGAGGATATTCAAAGGGCGTTAAAGGGCGGGGCACAGGCTGTTCAAATTGGTACAGCGTTACTAGTGGCAGATGAATGCGAAATTTCGCCACTTTATAAAAATGCTGTGTTAGCTTCGAAAGAACAGCAAACAACGATTACGCTCGCCTTTACGGGTAAACCAGCAAGAGGCTTAATGAATGATTTTACAAAACGTATGAAAGATGCGATAGTAGCTCCTTATCCATTACAAAACTATTTAACGACTACCATTCGTAAAGAAAGTGCCGAGCAAGGTAATGCGGAATATTTATCGATGTGGATGGGCGAAAAGAGTTATCTCGTACAGCAAACTGGCACTGTCAGAAGCATTGTAGAAAAGCTTCTATAA
- the efp gene encoding elongation factor P has product MISVNDFRTGLTIIVDGQLYRVLDFQHVKPGKGAAFVRSKLRNLRNGSVNEKTFRAGEKVEKAQIDNRKMQYLYAQGDEHVFMDLESYEQTELASAAIEYELKFLKENMEVHIQSYQGEMLGIELPNTVQLEVTETEPGIKGDTASGGTKPATLETGLIVQVPFFVNQGDVLIVNTEEGSYVSRA; this is encoded by the coding sequence ATGATTTCAGTAAACGATTTCCGTACAGGTCTAACAATTATTGTTGATGGCCAATTATACCGCGTGTTAGATTTCCAACACGTTAAACCAGGTAAAGGTGCTGCGTTCGTGCGTTCTAAATTACGTAACCTACGTAACGGCTCAGTGAATGAAAAAACATTCCGTGCTGGTGAAAAAGTAGAGAAAGCACAAATTGATAACCGTAAAATGCAATACCTATATGCACAAGGCGACGAGCATGTATTCATGGACTTAGAATCTTACGAGCAAACTGAACTTGCTTCAGCTGCTATTGAATATGAATTAAAATTCCTAAAAGAAAATATGGAAGTGCATATTCAATCTTACCAAGGTGAAATGTTAGGTATTGAATTACCAAATACTGTTCAATTAGAAGTTACAGAAACAGAACCAGGGATCAAAGGAGATACAGCTTCAGGCGGTACAAAACCTGCTACACTTGAAACAGGTCTAATCGTACAAGTACCTTTCTTCGTTAACCAAGGTGATGTTTTAATCGTTAACACAGAAGAAGGCTCTTACGTTTCTCGTGCTTAA